Genomic segment of Peribacillus frigoritolerans:
TTACCTACATTAAAGACATTATGATCAACAATGGCAATATCATTTACTTGTAGTTGTCTTCCTTGGATAATAAAGTTATTTAGCATTGATGGAGAGGAAGGGAAATTCCCTTTTCCATATATTAAAGCAAAAGGTGTATCGGCTTCTTTCATCCCCTCTAAGATAGATTCCCTCTCAGTAATACCCGGTAGGTTAATAAATTTTATTCTCGGGTCCTCAATATGCTGAAGTACGTTAATTGCAGATTTATCAAAGCTTCTATCAACAATGATTAATTTAAAATTACTAAATGTTTGTTCTAAAAGTTGTTCTAATTTTTCTATGGTTCCTTCCTTCCCATCCTGCACAGGGTAAATAATGGTTAGCAAAAAAGGAACCTTCCTTCGAGTTCTCGCTTCCTGCCTAGCAAGATTAAAAGCATATCTCCATCTGCGATGCTCTTCTTTTGAATTTCTCAGTTGAGCGGAAACACTCAAAGGTGAATTCGTTCGATAATGCATTAAGGCCTCAGGTATATAAACAATTTCACAATGATCTGTTAGCCGAAGCCAATACTCGTAATCCTCTACAGGTTCGAGTTTGTATCCTTCAATCTTGGCTGCAATTTCTTTTTTATACATAAATGATGTTCCAATGAAACAAAAATCTAGAAGGGATTCTTTAGGCTGATCCTGATACTTATAAAACTCCTCAAAATTTGGTTCTTTCAAAAAATCACCATTATCATCGATATGCCGGAAACTACTATAGGCCAAGCCAACATTATCTGGAGCAGTATTTAAAGCGTTTCTTAGTTTTTCTACATACGTTGGGTAATAGATATTATCACTGGAAACCCAAGTGAAATATTTAACCTCATCTAACTGCATAAAATAATCAAATCCAATATTCAGTGTCTTTGCGACTCCCTCATTTTTTTCTTTCAAAATGAGATGTACTCTTTTATCCCCTTTAGTTACCTTTTGGATTACTTCAACTGTATCGGATGGGGCTCCATCCGATACAATTACAAAGTAAAAGTTTTCGTAGGTTTGTTGCAGTACCGAACGTAGTGCTAATTCAAGATAATTTGGATCTTGCTTGTAAACTGGCATTACAATACCTACATCTCTCATTAAATCCACTCCTCAAGTGTTTATAATGTTTATATCTGTCTTTGAATTCAGGGTTTATTATTACGATAATAATAAAGAATATCCTCTAAGGATGTCTTCAATGAACGAAGTGGTTTCCACCCTAATTTCACGATTTCCAGTGGTGAAATATCAACCCTGCCTTCTTCCTGATC
This window contains:
- a CDS encoding glycosyltransferase family 2 protein codes for the protein MRDVGIVMPVYKQDPNYLELALRSVLQQTYENFYFVIVSDGAPSDTVEVIQKVTKGDKRVHLILKEKNEGVAKTLNIGFDYFMQLDEVKYFTWVSSDNIYYPTYVEKLRNALNTAPDNVGLAYSSFRHIDDNGDFLKEPNFEEFYKYQDQPKESLLDFCFIGTSFMYKKEIAAKIEGYKLEPVEDYEYWLRLTDHCEIVYIPEALMHYRTNSPLSVSAQLRNSKEEHRRWRYAFNLARQEARTRRKVPFLLTIIYPVQDGKEGTIEKLEQLLEQTFSNFKLIIVDRSFDKSAINVLQHIEDPRIKFINLPGITERESILEGMKEADTPFALIYGKGNFPSSPSMLNNFIIQGRQLQVNDIAIVDHNVFNVGKRLIISKEAPVFGNLYKTEKLREILSM